From a region of the Teredinibacter turnerae genome:
- a CDS encoding circularly permuted type 2 ATP-grasp protein gives MAINWKDYSSGEFYDEVMSSAGNARRPAQKLVTQLKSFSEEDIADRKQAADSTIKEMGVSFTVYTEEGNIDRAWPFDIIPRPIAAKQWDIAEAGLKQRLTALNLFINDLYHEQKIIKDGIIPEFVLKQSKNYRKECEGFKPAFGVWAHICGTDLVRADDGEFYVLEDNLRVPSGVSYMLENRAITKRVLPELFEKVDIARVDEYPARLFDTLASLSPRRLKKPVIVVLTPGIFNSAYFEHAFLAQQMGVELVEGSDLVVQDDSVFMKTISGLEQVDVIYRRIDDLFLDPEVFNKESVLGVPGLMRAWRKGNVALANAPGAGVADDKVIYAFVPQVIKYYLDEDPLIPNVETFLCYEDKQREYVLANLDKLVVKPANESGGYGMLVGPHSTKKDRETFAELIKANPRNYIAQPTLKLSTAPTIVGKNELEPRHLDLRPFILQAKDTYVTKGGLTRVAMKKGSLVVNSSQGGGSKDTWIVES, from the coding sequence AGTTATGAGTAGTGCCGGCAATGCCCGGCGTCCTGCGCAGAAACTCGTCACACAGCTTAAGTCCTTCAGTGAAGAAGACATAGCAGACCGTAAACAAGCCGCAGACAGTACCATCAAGGAAATGGGCGTTTCCTTCACTGTCTATACCGAAGAAGGAAACATCGACCGTGCATGGCCTTTCGATATTATTCCCCGCCCCATCGCAGCCAAGCAATGGGACATTGCCGAAGCCGGTCTCAAGCAACGGCTGACAGCACTTAACCTGTTTATCAACGACCTTTACCACGAGCAAAAAATTATCAAGGACGGCATCATCCCCGAGTTCGTCCTCAAGCAATCCAAGAACTACCGCAAAGAGTGCGAAGGCTTTAAGCCCGCATTTGGGGTTTGGGCGCACATTTGCGGCACCGACTTGGTGCGCGCAGACGACGGCGAATTCTACGTTTTAGAAGATAATCTTCGAGTGCCCTCTGGTGTGTCATACATGCTCGAAAATAGGGCAATAACAAAACGTGTATTGCCCGAACTTTTCGAAAAAGTCGATATTGCTCGCGTCGATGAATACCCCGCGCGTCTATTTGACACACTTGCGTCCCTTTCTCCGCGCAGACTAAAAAAACCGGTCATCGTTGTTCTGACACCCGGTATCTTCAATTCCGCCTATTTCGAGCATGCCTTTCTGGCGCAGCAAATGGGTGTTGAACTCGTTGAGGGCAGCGATCTGGTGGTACAAGACGACTCAGTCTTTATGAAAACCATTTCTGGTCTCGAGCAGGTGGACGTGATTTATCGCCGTATTGACGATTTATTCCTCGACCCGGAAGTATTCAATAAAGAGTCGGTACTCGGCGTGCCTGGCCTTATGCGCGCGTGGCGTAAAGGTAACGTCGCCCTGGCGAATGCGCCTGGCGCGGGCGTTGCCGACGACAAGGTGATCTATGCCTTTGTCCCCCAGGTCATCAAATATTATTTGGATGAAGACCCATTAATTCCGAACGTAGAAACCTTTCTTTGCTACGAGGACAAACAACGCGAATATGTGCTCGCCAACCTGGACAAACTGGTGGTTAAGCCCGCCAATGAATCCGGGGGCTACGGCATGCTAGTAGGGCCACATTCTACGAAAAAAGATCGTGAAACCTTCGCTGAGCTGATCAAGGCGAACCCGCGCAACTATATTGCGCAACCCACTCTCAAACTTTCTACCGCGCCCACCATTGTTGGTAAAAACGAATTGGAACCGCGCCACCTGGATTTGCGCCCGTTTATTTTGCAAGCTAAAGACACCTATGTAACCAAAGGTGGTCTCACTCGGGTGGCAATGAAAAAGGGCTCGCTGGTGGTGAACTCGTCACAGGGCGGCGGCAGTAAAGATACCTGGATTGTTGAAAGCTGA
- a CDS encoding alpha-E domain-containing protein, with amino-acid sequence MLSKVAERVYWTARYLERVENTARLIRVYDNLMFDLPRSVNFGWYNLITINSAQKEFADRFKVQDERNVVKFLLADDTTSSSILSSLSAIRENVRTTRDVVPEDTWELTNELNLYVTENIQLGVNRKGRHEFLDGVIKGCQQILGLLYGTMPHDPAWDFLRLGRNLERADMTTRILDAGVAAVLQVVEEDAAVNSRQIIWGAVLRSLGATQSYRQTTRSAVTGDGVVYYLLEDLSFPRTIAHCLDAIIDSAERLPRSKEIVAILKENQSTIFDDVDYEELGEPLRDYLNDLQTELASIHTHIAATWFPELH; translated from the coding sequence ATGCTTTCTAAAGTCGCAGAACGCGTTTACTGGACAGCCCGTTACCTGGAACGAGTGGAAAATACAGCGCGTCTGATTCGAGTTTACGACAATCTGATGTTCGACCTGCCCCGCTCGGTCAATTTTGGCTGGTACAACCTGATTACCATTAACAGTGCGCAAAAGGAGTTTGCCGACCGTTTTAAGGTGCAGGACGAGCGCAACGTCGTTAAATTTCTCCTCGCCGATGACACCACCTCCAGTTCGATCCTCTCGTCCCTGAGCGCCATTCGCGAAAATGTCCGCACCACGCGCGATGTTGTGCCGGAGGACACCTGGGAGTTAACTAACGAACTCAACTTATACGTAACCGAAAACATCCAGTTAGGTGTTAACCGCAAAGGACGTCATGAATTTCTCGATGGCGTCATTAAAGGCTGCCAACAAATTCTCGGTTTACTGTACGGCACAATGCCCCACGACCCCGCCTGGGACTTTTTGCGTCTCGGCCGCAACCTGGAGCGCGCCGATATGACCACCCGTATCTTGGATGCCGGGGTTGCTGCCGTGTTGCAGGTAGTGGAAGAAGATGCTGCAGTCAACAGCCGACAAATTATCTGGGGGGCTGTGTTGCGCTCGTTGGGCGCCACCCAATCTTACCGCCAGACCACCCGCTCCGCGGTTACCGGCGATGGCGTGGTGTATTATTTATTGGAAGACCTGAGCTTCCCGCGTACTATCGCTCACTGCCTGGATGCCATTATTGATTCCGCCGAGCGTTTGCCACGCTCGAAAGAAATTGTCGCGATACTGAAAGAAAATCAGTCCACCATATTCGACGATGTGGACTACGAAGAATTGGGTGAACCCCTGCGCGACTACCTCAACGACTTACAGACTGAACTGGCCAGTATCCATACCCATATCGCTGCAACCTGGTTTCCCGAGCTCCATTAA